The DNA sequence AAACAAGAAAAAGAAGGTTCAGGACAATCCATTTACTGAGGCTGATGAAAAGCCCCGAAACAGTTTTATGGATCAGTTGTTGGGTGCTGATTTTCTAAATGAGCCACAGGTTAAGAAGGTTCAACCTGTTCGGATTAAGCCTGAGAAGGCAAATGTTCCAACTAAAAGTAGTATCGATACTTCAGGTGGAAAGTTTTATCATTATGGATTTAAAAGTACTTTGCCCGACAGGCCCAAGCATGAAATGATAAAAACTCAATGGAAACCCAAAGAGAAAGAGGAGGAAGAGCCCGCTGAGGTTGAAGAATCAGTGAATTACCTTGAAGATTTTTCATTGCGAAAAGCATTTGTCTATTCAGAAATTATGAATCGGAAGTATTAGCTTAATGCTTGAATTTTTTTACTATCGAGCTGATTAATTGTTTTATAAAATATTAGATTCGTAAAGATTAAAAATTTTATATAAGTTTGTAACACAAAAGAGTTCCGCAATGGCCGGAATTCTTTTTTGTTTTTAATAGTTTTAATAAAAAGGAGAAAAACATGGGAAAGGTTACTTACGTTACAGAAGAAGGCCTTCGGAATATGAAAGAAGAACTTGATCGGCTGACCAAAATTGAGCGTCCAGCCATTTCAAAAGCAATAGGCGAGGCCATTGAAAAAGGTGATATTTCAGAAAATGCTGAATATGATGCTGCCAAAGATGCCCAAGGCATGCTTGAAGCTAAAATTGCTATTTTGAGTGCAAAAATCGCTTCTACAAGAATAATTGACGAATCAAAAATCGATACATCTTCGGTTCAGATGATGAACAAGGTTACCATAAGAAACAAAGTAAACAATGCAACCATGCAATACACTATTGTTTCTGAACCGGAAGCGAATTTGAAATTAGGAAAAATCTCGATTCAGACCCCAATTGCAAAAGGATTGCTGGGTAAAAAATTGGGTGATGTAGTTGAAATCCAGGTTCCTTCCGGAAAGGTGGAATTTGAGATTGTTGATATTGCAATCTAAAAAAGAATTAAAAATGGCAAGCCTTTTTACCAAAATTGTAAACGGAGAAATACCAGCCTGGAAAGTAGCCGAAGATGAGAATTTTCTCGCTTTTTTGGACATTTTCCCGGTGGCCAAAGGCCATACTTTAGTCATTCCGAAAAAGGAAGTGGATTACCTGTTTGATCTGGATGATGAAACTTACCTCGGACTACAGTTGTTCGCGAAGAAAGTTGCCACAGGTATCCGGAAAGCTATTCCTTGCCAGAAGGTAGGGGTAATGGTTCTTGGATTGGAAGTGCCTCATGCACACATTCACCTGGTTCCGATGCAAACTGAAGCCGATTTGCTGCATTTTTCAAAAAAGTTATCGTTCTCGAAAGAAGAAATGGCTGAAATAACTGCTGCTATTGCCCGGGAATGCCAGTAAACAGTATTCAGTCGCAGTGTTCAGTTTTCTTAGACTAAATTCGCAACATTTTTACTGCCAACTGCGACTGAACACTGATCACTACTTCACCCGATCTGGATTCTTCTTTACAAAATCGCCCCAGCTTTTTATTCCGGATTTTCCCACCGGATTTTTCATTTGCAGGTAATGGCAAACAGCCACAGCCACTGCGTCAGTGGCGTCCAGTTCCTTCGGAAGTTCATTCAGGGTAAACATGTTTTTCAGGAAAAATGCTACCTGTTCTTTGGCCGCACGTCCCATTCCGGTTATCGACTGTTTTACTTTCAGTGGAGCGTATTCAAATACTGGAATCTCTCGGCTTAAAGCCAATCCCATAACCACTCCTTGCGCTCGTCCCAATTTCAGCATGGCCTGAATGTCTTTGCCGTAAAATGGAGATTCAATGGCCAGTTCGTCGGGTTGAAGCTCTTTCAGTAGTGCGTTGGTACGATCGAAAATATGCCTGAGCTTTTGGTAGTGATCAGTAAATCCGGCAGTTTTTATAACTCCAACCTGCAAAATCCGCGGCTTATTATCCACCACTTCAATCAGTCCGTAACCCATGATGTTGGTTCCCGGGTCAATACCCAGAATTGTTATTGGTTTTTTGTCCATATCTATTCAAATCAAGAAATCAAATGTACGCTTTTCGGGATGGAATATTGCAAAGAGCAAAGGGCATGGGGTAAAGTTCCGCTTCACTTTTTCTGCTGATACCAGATTCCTGAAATGATGAAAGCAAGTCCGATAAATGTAGTAACGAAAATGGTTTCACCCAGTATAAAATGAATAAATACCAGAGAGAGAAAAGGCGAAAGGAAAATCAGGTTCCCGGTTTTTGCATTGTTCTCACTCAGTTGCATGGCTTTCATCCACAAAATATAGGTGATTCCGAGTTCAAATAATCCGATATAAATGGATGCCGGTATGCCCCTGGGGTCGGGTAACCTAAAATCAGTAAATAAAAAAGCTGCAATTACGAGGTAGCTCAATCCAAAGGCGAAATTCCAGAAAAGTTTGAAAATCTCGTCACGTTTATCGAGCACACTTAAAACCCAAAAGAAAGCCCATATTATGCTACTTCCAACAGCCAGTAGTGCACCAGTCAAATTTGTATTCGCAATTCCGGAGAGACTTCCCTGCGACGAAATAAATACGACCCCGACAAAGCTGACAAGAATGGCGACAATATTTCGGATCGTAATTTTTTGTTTCAGTAATGGCGCTGAAAGCAATGCCAGTGTTACCGGCCAAATCATATTGAGCGGTTGTGCTACCTGTGCAGGTAAAAGGTTGTATGCCTGAAAAAGAATAAGGTAGTAGCCAAATGGATTTAATGCTCCAAGCAAAGCTGATTTTCCCAATCCGGTGAAAGTGACAGTGAATAATTCCCTGATTCTGCCTTGTAGGAGAATGACCACAAAAAATACAAGCAGTGAAAAAGCCGTAGAAAGTAAAATCAGGTAAAGTGGCGAAAGCACCATCAATCCCAGTTTAAAGGCAGTGGCAACTGTCGACCATAAAAGGACCGACAGCAGGGCATAGATATAGGCTTTCGAGATGCGCTTCATTGATGAAATCAAATATTTAACTGTGGGCTAAAGCCCTATTTATCTTGCTTTTGCTATATCCGTTGGCTGAAGCCAACGGCAAAGGATAGCTCAATTTACATCGAAAGAGTTGTTATCCTTTGCCGTCGCATTTATGCGACGGACATAAGGCCGATTCTGACTTTGGGCTTTAGCCCTTTGACAAAATGCTTTATTTTTTCTCCTGAAAGACAGGTGTTTCGGTCTTGCTTTCAGCTTCCTCCATTTTTCGGTATTCTGTACGGGCATCGACCACATAAATACTTCCCGGGTAATCAGTCAGCATTTTCTTGAAAAGCTCCTTTGCTTCTGCTTTTCGGTTCAGTTTATCCTCGTAAATAGTTGCCAACTGAAAAAGCGCATCGTCAGCCAGCATTTCCCAACTGTGATCTTTAACGATGGAATTTAAGAGCGCCGATGCTTCTTCATATTTTCCTTGCTTCTGAAAGATCCCTGCTTTGCGAAAGTCAACATCATCAATGAGTGAATTGTCAGGATAAATAGTGCTTACCGAATCCAAAGCTGCCAATGCTTCAGTAAAGTTATTTCGGAACAAATGCAGATCGGCCCGTGCAAATATTCTCAGCGGCGTGGCGAGACTGTCGTCCTCAAGGTTTTCGCTGATGAATAGCGAAAGATCCATGGCATCGTTGGCAATCAGCTTCGATGTACTTGCCCTCAAAGCATCGAGCTGAGCTTTTGCCCACTTGAAATTGCCCATGTAATAACCAAGTTTCGCTTTCTTAAATTTCACATCATCGCCCAACGGATTGGCTTTATTGCTCTCTATCACCTGAGAATAAGATATTACCGCCTCCCACAAATCGCCTGAATACACATAAACATCAGACAGCTCAGCTTTCAGAGCCGAAATTTCCTGAACGTTGACACCTGCCATTCCAAGCCCGTCAGTCAAAATTCTGATGGCTTCAGCAGGTTGGCCGAGGTAAAAGGCAAGTAAATGAGCATATTCAATCTGAAGCGCTGTTGTTTTCACTGAAATGCCGAGAGTTGCGAAGGTCTTGGTGAACTGGTTTTGAAGGTCTTTGGCACGAACTGCATCCAGAATGCCGTTGTCAATAAAACGATCATAATTCATTTGCATTTTCTGCTGATAGGCCAGATTGTAATATTCTGCATTTTTCCCTTTCCCGATTAAATAATCGTAGGCTTTTGCGGCATCATCGTAGTATTTATTGGAGGCCGAAACATTGGCTAGATCAAATACATTGGCATCTTCGGTTTCGGTTCGTTTGTCGAGGGCAATGGCTTGCCGGGTCGCGGCAATAAAATTTTTATCCTGAATGAATAGCCAGATCAGCAGCCGGTTATAAATCAATTGTGTTGGTTCTTGCTGAATGCGTTTCAGGACATAGTTTTTCAGTTGTTTACTGATGTCGCCATCGTTGTCCATCGACAGAACCGATTGAAGGTTGCTCTTTACTATTTCCAGATTGCTTTCCTTTTGCTTCATCCATTCCATGTACTCGTTCAGCATTCGGTCGTAGTTGCGCATGTAATAATAAATTCGCGCCAATTCATAATTGTAAATGGCTGGATTCTGTGTCGAACGGGCTTTGATGTAAACTTTCTCGGCATATTCGTATTCGCGACGGTTAAGGAACTGGTTGGCAAGGTTCGGATATTCAGTTGGATTACCAGAAAGCGACGAAATTGCTTTTTCATACATTTTAGCCGATTCGGGTATCTGCCCCTGAGCCTTTTTCAGGAATCCCCACTGAACGTACCAATAAGAATCGGCAGAATTGCCACGGAGTCCTTTTTTTATTGCTTTTTCAGCCTTGTCGTAATCCGGAATTCCCAATAAACAATCGAAATAAATATTGAAATAACCTTCTGATTTGGTGCTTGTATACAATTGCTCGTACAGCTCGGCCGCTTTACCAAACTCCTTGTTCTGGTAATATTTGCTGGCCAGATTTGCCATATTTTGCAAATCGTTGTTTTGCCCAAATAAAATCGCCGGCGTCAACAGAAATAAAATCCAGAGCAAAGTCCTCATGAACCAATTTTTTAGGTTTGAGTACAAAAATAACAAACCAAAACGTTTCCGCTTGGCTAATCTGAAATTTGTAAGATGAATTGATTTGCTATTCAGGAATAACTTCAGATTTTAAACTTAATTTTGGGCAAATTTTGATTCGAATGACGACAGAAATGAAGGAACGGGAAAGACTTCCGCGATGGATGAAGATGCAACTACCCAAAGGTGAAAGCTATTCGAGAGTGAAGAATCTGGTGAACGAGCACCATTTACATACCATTTGTACCAGTGGCAATTGTCCCAATATAGGAGAATGTTGGAATCGTGGAACCGCCACGTTCATGATTTTGGGCGACATCTGTACCCGAAATTGTAAGTTTTGCGGTGTTACTACGGGCAAACCATTGGCTCCCGATCCGGAAGAACCACACCGTATTGCAGAATCAGTTCGGATCATGCAACTGAAACATGCAGTGATTACTTCGGTTGACAGGGACGATCTGGCCGATTTGGGTGCCGGTTTTTGGGCTGAAACCATCCGCGAGATCAAAAAGCTTAATCCTGAAACTAAAATTGAAGTACTGATTCCCGATTTTCAGGGAAAATCAGAGTTAATTCAAAAGGTAATTGAAGCTGCTCCTGAAGTGATTTCGCACAACATGGAAACTGTTGAGCGTTTGACTCCTCAAATTCGAAGCGCCGCCAAATACAGAACAAGCCTGGAAGTGATTCGAATTATCGCGACTTCCGGAATTGTGGCCAAATC is a window from the Aquipluma nitroreducens genome containing:
- the greA gene encoding transcription elongation factor GreA; amino-acid sequence: MGKVTYVTEEGLRNMKEELDRLTKIERPAISKAIGEAIEKGDISENAEYDAAKDAQGMLEAKIAILSAKIASTRIIDESKIDTSSVQMMNKVTIRNKVNNATMQYTIVSEPEANLKLGKISIQTPIAKGLLGKKLGDVVEIQVPSGKVEFEIVDIAI
- a CDS encoding HIT family protein yields the protein MASLFTKIVNGEIPAWKVAEDENFLAFLDIFPVAKGHTLVIPKKEVDYLFDLDDETYLGLQLFAKKVATGIRKAIPCQKVGVMVLGLEVPHAHIHLVPMQTEADLLHFSKKLSFSKEEMAEITAAIARECQ
- the ruvC gene encoding crossover junction endodeoxyribonuclease RuvC; protein product: MDKKPITILGIDPGTNIMGYGLIEVVDNKPRILQVGVIKTAGFTDHYQKLRHIFDRTNALLKELQPDELAIESPFYGKDIQAMLKLGRAQGVVMGLALSREIPVFEYAPLKVKQSITGMGRAAKEQVAFFLKNMFTLNELPKELDATDAVAVAVCHYLQMKNPVGKSGIKSWGDFVKKNPDRVK
- a CDS encoding DMT family transporter; the encoded protein is MKRISKAYIYALLSVLLWSTVATAFKLGLMVLSPLYLILLSTAFSLLVFFVVILLQGRIRELFTVTFTGLGKSALLGALNPFGYYLILFQAYNLLPAQVAQPLNMIWPVTLALLSAPLLKQKITIRNIVAILVSFVGVVFISSQGSLSGIANTNLTGALLAVGSSIIWAFFWVLSVLDKRDEIFKLFWNFAFGLSYLVIAAFLFTDFRLPDPRGIPASIYIGLFELGITYILWMKAMQLSENNAKTGNLIFLSPFLSLVFIHFILGETIFVTTFIGLAFIISGIWYQQKK
- a CDS encoding tetratricopeptide repeat protein; this encodes MRTLLWILFLLTPAILFGQNNDLQNMANLASKYYQNKEFGKAAELYEQLYTSTKSEGYFNIYFDCLLGIPDYDKAEKAIKKGLRGNSADSYWYVQWGFLKKAQGQIPESAKMYEKAISSLSGNPTEYPNLANQFLNRREYEYAEKVYIKARSTQNPAIYNYELARIYYYMRNYDRMLNEYMEWMKQKESNLEIVKSNLQSVLSMDNDGDISKQLKNYVLKRIQQEPTQLIYNRLLIWLFIQDKNFIAATRQAIALDKRTETEDANVFDLANVSASNKYYDDAAKAYDYLIGKGKNAEYYNLAYQQKMQMNYDRFIDNGILDAVRAKDLQNQFTKTFATLGISVKTTALQIEYAHLLAFYLGQPAEAIRILTDGLGMAGVNVQEISALKAELSDVYVYSGDLWEAVISYSQVIESNKANPLGDDVKFKKAKLGYYMGNFKWAKAQLDALRASTSKLIANDAMDLSLFISENLEDDSLATPLRIFARADLHLFRNNFTEALAALDSVSTIYPDNSLIDDVDFRKAGIFQKQGKYEEASALLNSIVKDHSWEMLADDALFQLATIYEDKLNRKAEAKELFKKMLTDYPGSIYVVDARTEYRKMEEAESKTETPVFQEKK
- the lipA gene encoding lipoyl synthase; this encodes MTTEMKERERLPRWMKMQLPKGESYSRVKNLVNEHHLHTICTSGNCPNIGECWNRGTATFMILGDICTRNCKFCGVTTGKPLAPDPEEPHRIAESVRIMQLKHAVITSVDRDDLADLGAGFWAETIREIKKLNPETKIEVLIPDFQGKSELIQKVIEAAPEVISHNMETVERLTPQIRSAAKYRTSLEVIRIIATSGIVAKSGIMLGLGETEAEVLQVMDDLWEVGCKVMTIGQYLAPTLGHIQVKEYITPEQFEKYRTIGLEKGFSFVESSPLVRSSYRADAHVEAK